The following coding sequences lie in one Trichoderma breve strain T069 chromosome 1, whole genome shotgun sequence genomic window:
- a CDS encoding FAD binding domain-containing protein encodes MSPVKDFDIAIVGGGIAGLTLAIALNSRSIPVTLYEQAASFGEIGAGVSFSPNAVQAMKVCHQGIYEAFETVCTRNLWPSKEKVWFDYVDAYSNNGLHRAHFLDEAVKLFPKQLVSFGKRLLNITEDGNGRLVMHFDDGTVAETDAIIGCDGIKSRVRQAIVGPDHPSSRPVYTHKYAYRGLIPMEDACAAVGEERAQNACMYMGHDKHILTFPVNHGKTLNLVAFRTTSEDWPDAQRLTRSGGLDELLHEFEDYGPAVIKLLKLLDPKLNVWAIFDLGYPAPTFYKGRICISGDAAHATSPHHGAGAGFCIEDSAMLAELLADDQVKSRHELEAVFATYDAERRSRAQWLVESSRWIGDCYELRAEGIGNDFTKIEAEIKKRNGIIADINIEEMCARAKDELRKRLSGSCER; translated from the exons ATGTCACCAGTAAAGGACTTTGACATAGCAATCGTTGGCGGTGGAATTGCGGGGCTGACTTTGGCGATTGCTCTCAATTCTCGGTCGATTCCAGTCACTCTCTATGAGCAGGCGGCCTCATTTGGAGAGATTGGAGCGGGTGTCTCCTTCAGCCCTAATGCTGTCCAAGCTATGAAAGTTTGCCATCAGGGCATTTACGAAGCATTTGAAACAGTCTGTACTAGAAATTTATGGCCGTCCAAGGAGAAAGTTTGGTTCGATTATGTGGATGCATACAGCAAT AACGGCCTCCACCGCGCCCATTTTTTGGACGAGGCGGTCAAACTCTTTCCCAAGCAACTTGTGAGCTTTGGTAAAAGACTTCTAAACATCACGGAAGATGGCAACGGCAGACTCGTGATGCATTTCGACGATGGGACTGTAGCGGAGACTGACGCTATCATTGGCTGTGATGGGATCAAATCCCGGGTGCGCCAGGCCATAGTTGGCCCTGACCATCCATCCTCTCGGCCCGTTTATACACACAAATATGCGTACCGGGGGCTCATTCCGATGGAGGATGCGTGTGCCGCTGTTGGTGAAGAGCGAGCTCAGAATGCTTGCATGTAT ATGGGGCATGACAAACATATCCTAACTTTCCCGGTGAACCATGGAAAGACTCTTAATTTGGTTGCGTTCAGAACAACCTCGGAAGACTGGCCTGACGCTCAGAGATTAACCAGATCAGGCGGACTGGACGAGCTTCTGCACGAATTCGAGGATTATGGGCCCGCAGTCATCAAGTTATTAAAGTTGCTCGACCCGAAACTTAACGTG TGGGCGATATTTGACCTCGGATATCCCGCTCCAACCTTTTATAAAGGCCGCATTTGCATCTCAGGCGATGCTGCGCACGCTACGTCTCCTCACCATGGCGCTGGGGCGGGTTTCTGCATTGAAGATAGTGCTATGTTGGCGGAGCTGCTCGCAGACGACCAAGTCAAGTCACGGCATGAATTGGAGGCCGTATTTGCTACATATGATGCAGAGAGACGATCAAGAGCGCAGTGGCTGGTAGAGAGCAGTCGATGGATTGGAGACTGCTACGAATTACGTGCAGAAGGGATTGGAAACGACTTCACTAAGATTGAGGCCGAAATCAAGAAAAGGAATGGGATTATTGCCGATATCAATATAGAAGAGATGTGCGCGAGGGCCAAGGACGAGTTGCGGAAGAGGCTATCGGGTTCTTGTGAGAGGTAA
- a CDS encoding glycosyl hydrolase family 1 domain-containing protein produces the protein MGIIILLSVISAFSILVDAQQKYVLTTGPTARPQCSATRAASPTFSFSTFAFTQSDTYRYAIPIPSPTSTETFAAPFSALRCLLPPVPTTTWGSWDPNATVTATDFHDRYGSASWTALWENARPFLTNFTSTGIYSTTVSPTPVPSAELILPPRDYFGPTDCYYFPDDFIYGVAGSAAQIEGAISHEGKAPSAADIIAKEGPSPDYVTNENYYLYKQDIERLAAIGVKYYSFSIPWTRILPFAVPGSPVNQQAINHYNDLLDFVIAKGMLPVVTLIHFDTPLQFYAANVSSLYEKPTVGYNNGAYQNETFLDSFVHYGKIVMTHFADRVPLWVTFNEPFVYCQNGKSVDTVLKAHAQLYYFYHDQIKGTGKVGMKFSNLFGVPLDPLNASHVEAANDYNNFQLAIFGNPIYLGKDYPAVYKERVADYVPLTKEDLKYIKGTADFWGTDAYTITVVSPLSASESPCLNTPSNVFYPECVQQSWSGKFGWNVAYASQTYVYITPTYLRHYLSYLWNTYRSPIIITEFGFPIENEASLPLAQQLFDSPRSQYYLSFMSEILNSIWEDGVQVLGVIAWSFVDNWEFGDFTPHYGMQTVDRTTQERRYKKSLFDFVDFIQARTWPKHFKPKYIS, from the exons atgggcATCATAATACTGCTGTCTGTGATTTCTGCCTTCAGTATACTCGTGGACGCTCAGCAGAAATATGTTTTAACGACGGGTCCGACTGCGAGACCCCAGTGTTCTGCCACTAGGGCTGCCTCTCCTACATTTTCCTTTTCAACTTTTGCATTTACTCAGTCGGACACTTATCGCTATGCGATTCCTATTCCCTCCCCTACTTCCACAGAAACATTTGCCGCTCCATTTTCCGCTCTTCGCTGTCTCCTCCCCCCTGTTCCTACAACCACATGGGGTAGCTGGGATCCCAACGCCACAGTGACCGCGACCGATTTCCATGATAGATATGGCAGTGCTTCATGGACTGCACTTTGGGAGAATGCGCGACCATTTCTTACTAATTTCACATCTACCGGGATCTATAGTACAACTGTTTCGCCGACACCAGTGCCAAGTGCCGAACTTATATTGCCGCCAAGAGATTATTTTGGTCCAACGGACTGTTATTATTTCCCAGATGACTTTATATATGGAGTAGCTGGTTCAGCTGCCCAGATTGAAGGTGCTATTAGTCATGAAGGGAAAGCGCCATCTGCAGCAGATATTATCGCCAAAGAGGGCCCTAGCCCAGATTACGTGACGAATGAGAACTACTACCTATATAAGCAGGATATTGAACGATTGGCAGCTATAGGAGTAAAATACTATTCCTTCTCGATTCCATGGACTAGAATTCTTCCATTCGCTGTTCCAGGTTCCCCTGTCAACCAGCAGGCTATTAACCACTATAA TGATCTTCTAGATTTTGTTATAGCAAAAGGGATGCTCCCAGTCGTTACGTTGATTCACTTCGATACACCATTGCAGTTTTATGCCGCAAATGTCTCGTCTTTATATGAAAAACCGACTGTCGGTTATAACAACGGGGCTTATCAAAATGAGACTTTCTTGGATTCTTTTGTT CACTATGGAAAGATTGTTATGACGCATTTTGCTGATCGA GTTCCTCTTTGGGTGAC GTTTAACGAGCCATTTGTTTACTGCCAGAATGGAAAGTCTGTGGATACAGTACTTAAAGCGCATGCTCAATTGTATTACTTTTATCACGATCAGATCAAAGGTACAGGCAAAGTTGGTATGAAATTCAGCAATCTATTTGGTGTACCGCTTGATCCATTGAATGCGTCTCACGTTGAGGCGGCCAATGACTACAACAACTTCCAACTGGCAATCTTTGGCAATCCGATTTATCTCGGCAAGGACTATCCTGCTGTTTACAAAGAACGAGTCGCAGACTACGTTCCTCTTACAAAAGAAGAtctaaaatatattaaaggaACAGCAGACTTTTGGGGAACCGACGCGTATACTATTA CTGTTGTCTCACCTCTATCAGCGAGCGAGTCACCCTGTTTGAACACCCCATCCAACGTATTTTATCCGGAATGCGTGCAGCAGAGCTGGAGTGGAAAATTCGGTTGGAATGTTGCATACGCCAGTCAGACATATGTCTATATTACTCCGACCTATTTGCGCCATTACTTGTCATACTTGTGGAATACGTATCGCTCGCCAATTATCATCACCGAATTTGGCTTCCCTATCGAGAATGAAGCCTCACTGCCACTGGCACAGCAGCTCTTCGATTCACCTCGCAGCCAGTACTATCTGAGCTTTATGAGTGAGATACTGAATAGCATCTGGGAGGATGGTGTGCAGGTACTCGGTGTGATTGCGTGGAGTTTTGTGGACAATTGGGAATTTGGGGACTTTACGCCACATTACGGAATGCAAACTGTGGATCGAACAACGCAAGAAAGGCGGTATAAAAAGAGCTTGTTTGACTTTGTCGACTTTATCCAAGCTAGAACCTGGCCAAAACACTTTAAACCGAAGTATATTAGTTAA
- a CDS encoding alcohol dehydrogenase groES-like domain-containing protein → MASNDNKFEGWVALDKNAAEGQMVWQTYEPKAWEETDIDIQITHCGICGTDIHQLRSGWGETAYPVVVGHELVGITVRVGKEAAKTGIKVGDRVGVGAQNDSCQCRKPPQIREDHSDCDACAAGNEVYCPNMTLTYGAQYLTPAGGKSMGGYARYHPPMMCAGLTVFSPLAHFGARGNDQGPLEQRLKGMNVGVIGIGGVGHFALLFAKAMGADRVVALSRRADKRKDALALGADEYIATAEDEGWEKKYASSLDLILCAVSSSNMPLTDYINLLKRDGTFCQLGLPDDGLFRVGAGPIASQRRKLTGSFMGSPHEIRAMLQLAADKGIKPWVEQWPMSEANRAIVDMEKGKAKYRYVLANDHQV, encoded by the exons ATGGCGTCGAACGACAACAAATTCGAAGGCTGGGTTGCGTTAGACAAGAATGCTGCCGAGGGCCAGATGGTCTGGCAAACCTACGAGCCCAAAGCTTGGGAAGAGACCGACATTGATATCCAAATCACGCATTGCGGAATTTGCGGTACAGATATCCACCAACTTCGATCAGGATGG GGCGAGACAGCTTATCCCGTAGTTGTCGGCCATGAGTTGGTTGGCATAACTGTCCGAGTtggcaaagaagcagcaaagacagGCATCAAAGTCGGCGAtcgagttggagttggagcaCAAAATGATTCTTGCCAGTGCCGCAAGCCCCCCCAGATCCGCGAGGATCACTCAGACTGCGACGCCTGTGCAGCCGGCAATGAGGTATATTGCCCGAATATGACGTTAACATATGGTGCCCAATATCTCACCCCCGCTGGTGGAAAGAGTATGGGCGGCTACGCTCGCTACCACC CACCAATGATGTGTGCTGGCCTTACCGTCTTCTCGCCACTTGCTCACTTTGGAGCTCGCGGCAATGACCAGGGTCCTCTTGAGCAGAGGCTTAAGGGGATGAACGTTGGTGTGATTGGAATTGGTGGTGTGGGCCACTTCGCTCTCCTATTTGCCAAGGCCATGGGCGCTGACCGTGTCGTGGCACTCTCTCGTCGTGCCGATAAGCGCAAAGATGCTCTAGCCCTTGGAGCTGATGAGTATATTGCTACGGCAGAGGACGAGGGGTGGGAGAAGAAGTATGCTAGCTCGCTGGACTTGATCCTCTGTGCCGTGTCAAGTTCTAACATGCCACTAACCGACTACATCAACCTGCTGAAGCGTGATGGCACCTTCTGCCAGCTCGGCCTACCGGACGATGGCCTTTTTAGGGTTGGGGCAGGGCCGATAGCTTCACAACGTCGGAAGTTAACCGGAAGTTTCATGGGCTCGCCACACGAAATTCGGGCGATGCTCCAGCTCGCTGCTGACAAGGGTATAAAGCCGTGGGTTGAGCAGTGGCCTATGAGCGAGGCAAACCGCGCCATTGTTGACAtggagaaaggaaaggcaaAATACCGCTACGTATTGGCTAATGATCATCAGGTGTAG
- a CDS encoding voltage-dependent anion channel domain-containing protein, with the protein MTTQQPLSSASGLQNGPELGKSNDDDWETGQLSAPEQRVCSPGYKCPIRERLKHFTWAWFAVTISTGVLGLLFHNTPNRFDGLNAIGKVAFILAIAMFLVSVAAITYRFIKTPRGLRTSLLHPTEGLFFPAFLLSLAIILANSAIYGIPASGPWLPVALRVCFWIYAALAISSSVLQYTMVFKGAKLKIKSMSPLWIFPIFPTLLTGVLASTIAPSQPPSQRLPILVAGVTYLGLGFSVAFILYALYLHRLTQEGFPAPPMRPGMFIAVGPPGFTATGLIGLSRSIPDGYAYFARFPAASQILKVLALWIGIWLWALAFWFFAFSFIALVMGVARKRIRFSLAWWAIVFPNTAFTIATCLIGEELDSDGIKGVASAMTLLIVIAWLVVLASHIRAVMLSKVLWPGRDEDFGHYTPNKDKAVVNH; encoded by the coding sequence ATGACAACTCAACAACCTCTATCTTCAGCAAGCGGGCTCCAGAATGGACCTGAGCTTGGTAAATCCAATGACGACGACTGGGAAACAGGTCAGCTCTCAGCGCCAGAACAACGTGTCTGCAGCCCGGGATATAAGTGCCCAATTCGTGAGCGCTTGAAGCACTTTACTTGGGCTTGGTTTGCAGTCACCATAAGCACTGGTGTTCTCGGCCTTCTCTTCCATAACACGCCCAACCGCTTCGATGGGCTCAATGCTATTGGCAAAGTAGCATTTATCCTCGCTATTGCCATGTTTCTTGTCTCTGTCGCCGCCATTACATATCGATTCATCAAGACGCCCAGAGGATTAAGGACAAGCTTATTGCATCCAACTGAAGGCTTGTTTTTTCCAGcatttttattaagtttgGCCATTATCCTTGCCAATTCAGCTATATATGGTATTCCGGCATCAGGTCCTTGGTTACCTGTAGCTCTGAGAGTATGCTTTTGGATCTACGCTGCTCTAGCTATCTCTTCATCTGTGCTGCAATATACCATGGTCTTTAAGGGGGCTAAACTCAAGATCAAGTCAATGAGCCCCCTTTGGATTTTTCCTATTTTCCCCACATTATTAACGGGGGTCCTGGCTTCCACAATCGCGCCATCACAACCGCCTTCACAACGATTACCTATCCTTGTTGCGGGAGTTACTTACTTGGGCCTGGGATTTAGTGTTGCTTTTATCCTATATGCATTATACCTCCATCGCCTGACGCAGGAGGGATTCCCGGCGCCTCCGATGCGTCCAGGAATGTTTATTGCAGTTGGGCCGCCAGGATTCACAGCGACGGGCCTCATAGGCCTCTCTAGATCTATCCCGGACGGCTATGCCTATTTCGCTAGGTTTCCTGCTGCATCGCAGATATTAAAGGTTCTTGCGCTCTGGATTGGCATTTGGTTATGGGCTTTGGCTTTCTGGTTCTTCGCCTTCAGTTTCATTGCACTTGTAATGGGTGTAGCAAGGAAACGCATTCGCTTCTCCCTGGCTTGGTGGGCAATTGTCTTCCCTAACACAGCCTTTACAATTGCAACATGTCTCATCGGAGAAGAGCTTGACAGTGATGGTATCAAGGGCGTAGCAAGCGCTATGACACTTTTGATCGTGATTGCATGGTTAGTAGTGCTTGCTTCACATATCCGTGCTGTAATGCTTAGCAAGGTTTTATGGCCTGGCCGAGATGAAGATTTCGGACATTACACTCCTAACAAAGATAAAGCAGTTGTAAACCACTAA
- a CDS encoding major facilitator superfamily domain-containing protein, translating into MDTEKRAPSSLFISSPNSATDEESQMEVQEQKKSFKFKVTVFMLCLTSVSVAMDSVIVAATLAAITSSLKGNSLEAFWVGTSYLLAQTVAVPIYGSISDILYLSGRKWVMVFAIAIFLLGSILCGCAQNMNWLVAARVVQGLGGGGCLTLTTVILSDITTLRERPKYLSMGAFAWALGTNIGVPVGGAIGQYTSWRWVFWINIPICIPSIAGIVYALHLVRDKSSFKSKAARVDYLGITVFIAATTLLLYGITTGGTTNPWNSASVLAPLVLGVFGLGVFLLIEWKVTKTPMVPLRIFNNRSGNTGFFGSFVHGLVLWASAYYIIIFFLGARGDPLFKSSAETLPGSAPIALSAVFCGIWVSRSLRFQKMTWLAWALLTTGTGLVALMKPNSSAGILYAIRIIPAIGGGFLFQLPLFAVQSTAAGQDIGIATSMIAFFRSVGQAFGVAIGGTVFQNEFDRFLATAMAAGRIPSDFVITGAQAAGAYERINALPPTMHDVQETYRYIYADALRTVWYVTTGIAGMGFLVGLLVRNENMDRGNYSKQTFQVEESRESSS; encoded by the exons ATGGATACCGAAAAGCGTGCACCATCCAGTCTCTTTATTTCGAGCCCAAATTCTGCAACGGACGAAGAATCCCAAATGGAAGTTCAG GAGCAAAAGAAGTCTTTCAAATTCAAAGTCACTGTCTTCATGCTCTGCCTAACTTCAGTCTCTGTTGCCATGGACTCAGTTATCGTCGCTGCGACTTTAGCTGCCATCACGTCTTCGTTAAAAGGAAATAGCTTGGAGGCCTTTTGGGTAGGAACGTCATATTTATTAGCTCAGACG GTTGCAGTACCTATTTATGGTTCTATTTCAGACATTTT ATATCTTAGCGGCCGGAAGTGGGTTATGGTCTTTGCGATCGCGATATTTCTTCTTGGAAGCATCCTCTGTGGTTGTGCTCAGAACATGAATTGGCTGGTGGCTGCGCGGGTAGTTCAAGGCCTTGGAGGGGGTGGCTGTTTGACCCTGACCACAGTCATTCTCAGCGATATCACGACGCTCCGTGAGAGGCCAAAATATCTTTCCATGGGAGCCTTTGCGTGGGCTTTAGGCACCAATATCGGG GTACCTGTTGGTGGAGCAATCGGACAGTATACATCTTGGCGCTGGGTCTTTTGGATAAACATCCCTATCTGCATTCCCAGTATTGCTGGCATTGTATATGCACTACATCTTGTCCGGGATAAATCTTCATTCAAATCAAAGGCCGCCCGTGTGGATTACTTGGGCATCACCGTTTTTATCGCTGCCACGACACTATTACTCTACGGCATCACTACTGGAGGCACTACAAATCCGTGGAATTCCGCAAGCGTTTTAGCACCTTTAGTCCTCGGAGTTTTTGGGCTTGGCGTATTCCTTCTCATTGAATGGAAAGTGACAAAAACGCCAATGGTGCCCCTACGTATCTTTAATAATCGCAGTGGCAACACAGGTTTCTTTGGTTCATTCGTCCATGGCTTAGTACTATGGGCTTCTGCCTACtatatcatcatcttt TTCCTTGGCGCGAGAGGTGACCCTCTATTCAAGTCTTCAGCAGAAACGCTCCCGGGCAG TGCCCCCATTGCTCTCTCAGCTGTATTTTGCGGCATATGGGTTTCTAGGTCACTTCGATTCCAGAAAATGACCTGGTTAGCTTGGGCGCTTCTTACCACCGGGACAGGGTTAGTTGCTCTCATGAAACCAAATTCGTCCGCCGGTATTTTATACGCGATTCGCATTATTCCTGCCATTGGAGGAGGTTTCCTGTTCCAATTGCCTCTATTCGCTGTACAATCCACCGCTGCCGGCCAGGATATCGGCATTGCCACGTCAATGATCGCCTTCTTTCGCAGCGTAGGCCAGGCATTCGGGGTTGCTATTGGAGGTACAGTGTTCCAAAACGAGTTTGATCGCTTTTTGGCAACAGCGATGGCGGCAGGTCGCATCCCATCAGATTTCGTGATCACGGGtgctcaagctgctggcGCATATGAAAGAATCAACGCACTTCCTCCTACCATGCATGATGTACAAGAAACCTATCGATATATCTATGCGGATGCCTTGAGAACGGTCTGGTATGTTACTACAGGTATTGCCGGCATGGGCTTCCTGGTTGGACTTTTAGTGAGAAACGAAAACATGGACCGAGGGAATTATTCGAAGCAAACCTTTCAAGTAGAGGAGAGCAGAGAAAGTTCTTCGTAA